Proteins co-encoded in one Candidatus Hydrogenedentota bacterium genomic window:
- a CDS encoding ATP-binding domain-containing protein, which produces MRNILEFERDFPDEKVITLDQNYRSTETILAAANGVIRNNSARREKKLWSSLGKGRPIDHFVVGDEEDEAREAVNWLIQIRQKTGVSLEDFAILYRSNLQSRPFELALRQAGVPYQVYGGQDFFERAEVKDIISYLKVIANPRDETAFLRVVNVPRRGIGDVTLHLAHEICRTEGKSLGMAMAAVLERSMAPKNTEYGIRRFLGVIQRYRKRFRDLDAPLDAIARDLIRDIDYLDELRRTSRTPVQYEARVQNVEAVINALATYAAGTDHPRLHAYLDATHLNSDAQAESRQDMKRDGVSLMTIHSAKGLEFPFVFIVGMEDGSLPHERSITDGALDEERRLFYVALTRGKRHVTLFEALSRTRHGRERMCKTSRFLAEIPPELIVCQVRAAREMVEERVAPPKPKPKPKRRPPRKTL; this is translated from the coding sequence GTGCGCAATATCCTGGAATTCGAACGCGACTTCCCGGACGAGAAGGTGATCACCCTGGACCAGAACTACCGGTCCACCGAAACCATCCTGGCCGCCGCCAACGGCGTTATCAGGAATAACAGTGCGCGCCGGGAAAAGAAACTCTGGTCGTCCCTGGGCAAAGGCCGGCCCATTGATCATTTCGTGGTCGGCGACGAGGAGGACGAGGCGCGCGAGGCGGTGAACTGGCTCATCCAGATCCGGCAAAAAACAGGCGTGAGTCTCGAAGATTTCGCGATTCTCTATCGTTCCAACCTCCAGTCGCGCCCCTTTGAACTGGCGTTGCGCCAGGCGGGCGTCCCCTACCAGGTCTATGGCGGGCAGGACTTCTTCGAACGCGCCGAGGTGAAGGATATCATCTCCTATTTGAAAGTCATCGCCAATCCGCGCGACGAAACCGCCTTTCTGCGGGTGGTGAACGTGCCCCGGCGCGGCATCGGCGACGTTACCCTGCACCTTGCCCACGAGATCTGCCGCACCGAGGGCAAGTCGCTCGGCATGGCAATGGCCGCCGTGCTCGAACGCAGCATGGCCCCGAAAAACACCGAGTACGGCATCCGCAGGTTTCTCGGCGTGATCCAGCGCTACCGGAAGCGCTTTCGCGATCTGGACGCGCCCCTTGACGCCATAGCCCGTGACCTGATCCGTGATATCGATTACCTCGATGAACTGCGGCGTACCAGCCGTACGCCCGTACAGTATGAGGCGCGCGTCCAGAATGTGGAGGCTGTCATCAACGCCCTCGCCACCTACGCGGCCGGCACGGATCATCCGCGACTGCATGCGTACCTCGATGCCACCCACCTTAACAGCGATGCCCAGGCGGAGTCCAGGCAGGACATGAAACGGGACGGCGTGTCACTCATGACGATTCACAGCGCCAAGGGTCTGGAATTTCCCTTCGTCTTTATCGTGGGCATGGAGGATGGTTCGCTTCCCCACGAGCGCAGTATCACCGACGGCGCCCTCGACGAGGAACGGCGCCTCTTCTATGTCGCCCTGACCCGCGGCAAACGGCACGTCACCCTCTTCGAAGCCCTGTCGCGCACCCGCCATGGCCGCGAACGCATGTGCAAAACCAGCCGCTTCCTGGCTGAAATCCCACCTGAATTGATTGTGTGCCAGGTCCGCGCCGCCCGCGAAATGGTCGAGGAACGCGTTGCGCCCCCGAAACCCAAACCCAAGCCTAAACGCCGCCCCCCGCGAAAGACGCTGTGA